tacatttaagatTTAAGATTTACATGACAATTGTATAAACCtgtaacatttatttgcaaaaacgttttatttatttattattattattaattcgcTAATGGTATACACTCGTAGGCACACCCTGTACCAACTCACCAACCCCCTGCAATTCCCTCACGAACCACATTTTGGGAAACCAGACTCTACTGTTTGAGTTCCAGAACTGCTTCAAGTTGTGACTAGTTTTAAATTACAGCAAAAAGGCTGAATTATCCACAACAGCAGCCTCAGACAATGTCTAACTAGCAGCTATCAGACTAAATAAAGGGCTTGGTGACATCagacaaaaagaaaagttgttTTAGAGGCGGAGCTATTTTTATGAAAGTTTGATTATGAAGAACAAACTTTTACTTCTTTGGCAAAACGTGCAGAATCGCTCAAAACAACACCGGAAACCTAAGAAACTTAAGGGGgtaataaagcaataagccaaTTTTGATTCCTCCTCGACTCGAATAACATAAGCAACCGAAGTATCAAAGATGAAAGAAGTACTCTAGAtgtaatgtgaatgaatgatgaATGAGATCATGGGACCACCATGCaattttctgtgtgaatatccaAGGGCAAATGATTGCCCATAACTCACGGCGATGTTTTCGGATGCTATCATATAGATCTAAGGGTTTGTGAGAGCGTGTGGTTTGTGAATAAAGTGGAAGAGAGAACATGAGACCGTGTGGGTGTATGAACTGTATTGTATCGGATATTCAGCTGGTATGGTGTCatgttaataaattaatcatCTGAAATGAACACCCTCtaatgactctctctctctctctctctctctccagttctgttgctttatcAGCTTCATTTTTACCAGCCCAGCTGTACTTGTCATCGGCCCCATTATTAACTGTAgcagtttgtttttctctctcctgCAACATAAAGAATGCAAGGCTTGAACGAGAAAGGGAGGAGAACATGTCGAAAGAAGGAGAAGAAAGagtgaaggagagagagaacgTTCCTGTCAGAGATCAGAGCTGTGGTGGCTGCGAGACCGAAAGAGAGATTAAGCAGAGGGGGTTCCTGGTGATGACTTAAAGACCTGTCTTTTCATCAGTCGCTTCCAGTCGACGCTGCCTACAGGTGCAATCAGAGACGCAGAGAGAGACACTTGACTTTCAGCCCTCACCTTTCCTCACCTCGGCCTTTAGAAAGAAAACGCAGGGGAGGTGGCTTGTACTTCATTCTCCTCTCCCTCGCTCATTTCGCACATTTGATATGCAGATGACTGACCGGCTTTTCAAATGGCCAAATTGCAGGCGGCTAGGAAACGATATCTGGCTCTCTCTGACCTTCAGGAGGGTCCCCATAGCAACGCGGTCTTAAGGATCCTGTGGCGACATTCAAGTCAAGCTCGCCGGTCTTCGGGATTTTTAGCCTTGCCGCCAAAACCTGTTCAAATCTGATTATAGAGGATTATCTCCTAATTGATTTCACTCCAGGCCAAGTTtgagttttttcttttctttttttaataacacaACAGAAACTGTGCTCTACTTGACAGAAAAGCACAGCTGTTGTCAGGAAGAAAGCAGTATGTGTGTATTCATGGTAACGTAATGTTAAAAAGACTTAAAGCAACATATATTGtggtaaatatatgtaaatattatcaCACAATCATTATTACcgcccccccacccccacacacacaccatatacAAGAATGTTAAAAGACCTATGTATCAACATTAGTATTCATATCTGAAACATTGGTTTTGATTATTTggttaaactgatcaaaaggaAAGCGAGCAAAGGCCTCATAAGATTTTGGCGAGTAACTTACATGGCGTCATCAAAACAACCAGCTgagtttaatattaatattctctCATACACCTGGCATGGTCTTTGCTGTGGAAAAACAGGCGATAACATTTATCTCACACTACAATAACCTGCTCACATTAATGGGGCAATGATGTTGTTGCGAGATCAAATCCTTGTACCTCGCCTCAGAGTGCGTGACAGCTTAATGAACTTGAGACTGCACGagtccagtgttgccaacttagcaattttgttgctaaatttagcaacttttcacactaccctagcaactttctcttccaaaagcacctagcaacaaatttagctgtgtttaacatttatttggCAATTTGATAAATGACTCAAACGATAAAAAGGCACACAATTTCcatctaaattacacaaaattagTAAACCAAAGATGcatagcagtacacacatcacatgaattaagttagctgctatttgcaattgttcaatttgataataataattgaataattgttcatttatgatacacctTAGCTTGTAcctgcgattgttgatcagttagtacactgtaagaaaaatatctagaaaAGGTACTAGTAATTTTTCAGGACATTATGTGTTATCCATTATCCGttgtaaccctgtaacccgaaaacacaaaatacaatgcgtaattaaaaatgcaggtaaaaaaatgctaacatagtagattgtgccctatttttacagacttttcttagatTGTAGCacactaactactaatacactgctgttcagaatgtgtagttttTAGTTCACTAGCTAATAAAAAAAACGAATGGTTCAAAACTgtgtaagtgttcaataattcagtgttgtatttaaaaatacagttatttatattttaatattatattaggcaacaaatcaaaattaacatataaaactttttttttttttttttgctgagatttgacgTAGTGACATTTTTTTTGCAGCGTAATTACGCAATGATGTCAtcgcaatgacatcacaacgtTATTTAGCAACTTTAAGCAACAAATCGACCTTCTTTAGCAACTTCCCCTGAAAATTTGTTATTAGTAACACTGTGTGAGACGCGCCGGAAGTTAAGTCGTGAAGTTACAGAGAAAATGCGTTCGCATATAAGTGGATGCGAATGAGTGTTAAGAGCGCTTTAGCTCTTAATGTGAAATTATGTGATCGGTTGTTTATCATGTTTTTGTGACTATGTGTGATGCGAAATATaaggccattgcacactgagtccgaaattttcgcacgttaaaaaataaatacgacctcacgttgtgtcaatcacgtttacacgctacctccgaaactttcgtccgtcataaaaaaaaatcaggttcgattttctgtgttttctgataTGTCTGATATGCATTTCTGATAAGCATTTCTAGCAATACCTTTGCTCAACCAGAATTgggaaaatgtataatttaaggGCTGCCTCTGCCTCCCTTTCAATTCAGTGAGTTGGCATTTTTATTTAGGCTAATGGCCTTGCCCACAAATAATGAATTTGAATTGGAATTTGAAAGGAAATTCAACAAAGTTGGCCTATGTGCAAAGCTGATGAAATATatggaatataaaatataaacgtATTACATATGATATATAGGTTACATTTCTATTAGTGAGATTTCAAACCATTTTTCTCCCAAGTGGATGGCAAGCTGCAGGCCACATTTCATGATGAAATGTCaatgcattaaatgaaaaaaaaaaaggataaaatgtcaatttttttatCTACATGTATCATGTTTATACTATCAAAATTGAACACTTGCACAATTTTATCacaaaatctatattttttcccaaataatgttatgttattcattactttttaattaaagtttagcATTATGTAAAATTCTGGGGTACTTTGTAaggctttttatttctttttgaatGCAGATTGAATATATCTTTTTGAAGTTaatcatataattaatttaggTCTTATGAGTTCAACCTGGGAAAAATGTAACCACTCTGAGACAGCAATGATTTTAAAGAGATTAAAAGGAGACTTTTGCTTTAGATTTGGAGAgctcaaacatttcttatcaaacTCTTACAAAACCTAATTATCTGTGCGATCCACATTAAATTTATCACTAATTCTATTTAGCACAAAAATCTTGCAAAACCTAATTATCTACGCCATCCACATTCATTTTACCACTCTATTGACTGTACGTCAACAATTGTCTAATTtgctgacattttattttttaccaagGAAACCGTAGGAGAAAAACCTGAGACACAGTTGAGAAATTCCCTGAGCAAACCATGGGCGATAAAATGCTCCTCTGGGTCATTAAAGGCATACAAGCATGTTTTTAGAAAAATGATTACGCAATAAAGATGACCGCAGAAGCCTATAAGGccattttttaagtgtttttctttctctcccttGTGTTCCAGAACCTTCCCCTTCACACTTAAATCACATTACACCAATGAGAGGATTGTAGCACGACATAAGCGTTCCCAGGCCAATAATACAGCCTTCGCCTCTGCATCACCTGTAACTATGTGGAAACCTCACGGGGGCAATCAGTACCAGATTTTGCgagttttcataaaaatgaaattgttGCCAGAAGGCAatggttgctttggcaactgAATGGCATTACGGAAAACATACAGAAGGATCTAAAGGAAAGCaataaaagagaaagagagatacaGTCCGAAATAACTAATACAAGAAAAGGTATTTCTGTGCACTTAAAGGACACATTCATTTCTCTACTGGCTACGGATGGTGACTGTAAAAGCCACTGTTTACTTTAGAGAAGATGAAATACCAGGAAGAAGAGATTGATGGTAGAgtggaaagaaaaataaagaacattAAATGGTTTCTCTATATCTCATTCAGGTGCACGTTCAGTGGAAATTCACAAAACTCAATGCATTCgaaaacaaatacacacacacacacactaaagaGAGCCCAAGAATGCattgtaaagtttttttttgtgtgttttttaatcaaCATTTCTTCAAAGGAATGTATTAGTTGTTTAACCCTTTTAAAGGCATGTATGCAGGAGGGAAAACAAGAGAGGGATCGTGAGGGGGCAAGATGGAGGGATGGACACGGAAAAGAAaacagcacacacaaacatggtGTTTTACAAACGTCTGAACACATCACTGGAGAGGAATGGAGGTCTTTAAAGTGGCCGACACCCGCTGGCTATTGGCACAGAGAAACACGTACACACAACTGAAGCGTTCtctaaaaaaatacacactttGTGGTTCGTCCCCGCTTGTGTCTGCGTACAGAATACTGGTCCCAGCGTTCGTGGCGAAAGCAAGTGCACAAAGAACCGCTCGATGTGAAAGACAGAAGATGGACCTTTCTGAGGCCAGATGTTCGATAAACGAGACCTAAAAAAGGGAGGATGGTGAGCAGAGAGAGTTTGTGTCTCCTCGTGTGTCCTCTGTGATCCGAACGCAATGCGTCGGTCCGTCTTCGAACGATGTCCACGTGTGTTTCGGACATACGCACACctgcacgcacacacatgtATCCAAGTCCATGTGCACAGGGTCAGAGACATGGCTTACGCTGATTGTTTTCGTAAATGCAACAGAATTTGAACAGAAATCGAACGCTTAAATATGTATGAAACAGCCCACGAATACAACAGCGCCGAACAAACGTAACACCTCCACATTTTAGGCAACTTGATATTGAAGTAACAAAATCCAAATTGGCGTGTAAGAAGAAAACATCAATGTGACAGGAAAACAATGTCATGTCGTTTCTTTTTTCTCACAGTCTTGATGCACCAGAGTGATACAAAACTAAATGCTTTTGAGAGACAAATATTGAAGCTTTCTAGGCAGATTGAAAACAGTAACAGATTGTTCGAGTCCCAACGTCAGTCACAAATCACATCTGCAAAATAAGACCACCAACATATTTGGGTATGAATGGCTTGTTATTATGTGCGTGTATGCGGTGTATTTCTTAGCGATAACATTCTTTTACACGCATACAAAACACACTGTGACAATGGCAGTGAAACAGAACACAATTTGTACTCCTACGGCCAGAAACATATTCTACGCAAGTATGCGGATGCTTGCATCGCAAACGCAAGAACAAATGTTAATATCAGCCGTTTTCgaaatacaaaatgtacaaattGATTACAGTTCAAGTAAAAATTggtaacaaattaataaattgtttgtttttttccccacattaCATGTGTGGGGCTTCATTTACTACTAGTTAACTGTTTCCAGAATAGCATACTAGCATACAGTTCTTACTACAGAGCCTCACACATGgcatgcagaaaaaaataaataaaatgggcacaaattattaatttgttctcataatttattaatacgTTCCCTCATTTTAGTTTATTAGCGGCCATGTTGTACTACTTTGTTCCCTCACTTTAGTTGGATTTAACTACAACAACAGAGCTAATTAATGAAACGTGGCCACAAATTAATAACTTGTGGGAATGAATTCTCAATTTGTAGcaacaaaatattgttttcccCCCACATGTCATGTAGTTACTATTAGTGCCATATAGCTAATTTTTCTCTGCTAATTGGCTAAAGCTAGTCAAAACATGCCATTTTGAATTCAGCCTTTGAATCACTTTAGCTAACATTTCCAAATAGCATACTGTATGACAGACATTTTAAGAATAGTATTCTATTCCAAATTCAGCCGCTGACTAACTGAAGCTAACTAGTTTTGTAAGATTCTTTGCCAAACTGCTGATCTGCCATGTCAGAGAAAACTGACCATAGTTTATGCTAATATGTGCTGAGAATGCAACTGAGTCCTGACACATTTCAGAAAGCAACGACGTGTAGTTGGAAGCGTTTGCGTTCACATACTTGCGTAGAGTGTATTTCAGGCCTAAAAGAGAGATTTTCATTGGCACCAACAGAGATATACACACAGCTAGTTACAAAGCTgcatgattgtgtgtgtgtgtgtgtgtatgtgtgtgagagagagagagagaggagagaaagagaatgtAAGAACAATTCTAATCACGGCATTTGTTGAGGTAACCAGCATATATGCCCAATCAGAATGGCTTTTGATTGTGTTTTGGAgctatgcatgtgtgtgtgtgtgacagagctTTTCTGTGTGCCATGGCCATTGAGtatttctctctgtgtgtgtgtgtgtgtgtgtgtgtgtgtgtgtgtctgaacaTGTCTACTAAATTGAGACATGTCCGATACTCAAGAATTTGAAACAAGTCTAGAAATATTTCCACTTCACTTCATGTGAACAAAAAAGAGCACTGTGTGTCTGCAAAAGAGTAATTCTGTGTGTCCATTTATCCTGTTGTCCATCTGAGAGAAAGAGTTTCTTTCTTCCCCTCATCTGTCTATTTGTACCTCAGAAGACCATCAGGCCCAAATCTGCCTCTTCCACCGCTTCAGACGAGTTTATTAAAAACCTTtccatccctctctctctcactctctctctcttctccttCAATCATCTTTCAGCTTTCCTTCTCTCTCCCCTCCTCCCCCTCcccctatttttttcttttaatgtgtGATTCTTCCATAGCTTCACAGTCTTTCTAGAAGTTTCCTCGCTCGTGCGTTTGCCTTCCCAACAGGCGGTGTTcgcattcttttctttttatttcaccCCCATCCAATTCTTCCCTCctttctggattttttcccctttttttccaagcgtctttaaaaataataataaaaaaactttctCGGATTGTTCTACCTCAACACATTCACAAACGAGGTCTAGCTTCAAAACTACATCAGAGTACAAGgagctataaaaatatatgtgtaGAGCGGAGGAGACTCCAGGGAAAGAGGAAAATGAGGGGGAACCAAACAAACTCGGTTTCTGCAACGGAATGaaagcattaaattaatttacaactCAAAAAGGGGAAGAAACAAGGTCAGCATGTCATAAAAAAtaggaaaacaaaaattaggCCTAGCAAACTGTAACtttacatgaaaaaaatctaaaaattattttactgagtattcatatataattataatctatGTGTTGAAAGcgataaaaaaacttttttgatgTTCgctcatatttttgtgttttggttTTGAAACAGTCTAACAAACACACGCTCCCATGCTCACGCTAACACTGTACTCAAACACGCACTCATCCGCACGCAAAAACACTTGCGAGTTGTACTGAAGCACGCCGGTCGCAACGTGTGCGACAGCAGTGTCGGAATATTTATCCTACACACTCACAAAATACACAcgttattaaaatatacaagATTCTCCACGCCACTACAACTCCACCAATCAAACACATGGGTCCTAGAGCACGTGACTGCAGCCCTGTGTGACGATTGGCTGAATCGATGGCCCCTCCCCCTTTCGAAGGAGTTTAACACAAACTAGACTGCTATTTGTGAGTAAATGTAGCATTCGAGgtcaaagttcacatgttgtcTTTGTAGGTCTGGACAAGTtgagttttcttttctttttttgtgtgtttatagtCTTTTTGCAAGTACATCAGAAAAAGTTTTGATGCTTGTGCTCCAGAACGGCCCCCCAAAAAGgagttcatgtttttgtcagtTGGCTGAATCACTCCAGGAGGTCTTCTCTAGCTTTAAGAACTTTCCCCATGTGGGACGTCAAAGAGAGGGAGGCCCTCACATCAGGACAACCTCTCTCTAACAAAAGGCCGAAGTTGGGTGAGTTGCGAGGAATGgtatcacacacaaacaaacacacacacacacacacagacgcacTCGACCTTGAGTGGTCAGCGTGTCGGAGAAATGCGTGTGAAGGTAAAAGGATCTGATCTACGGGGATGCAGATTGTGGGGGCGGGGCTTGGGGCGGGGTTTAGGTAGTCGTTTAAGGTGGGTGTGGTCTTAGCAGATGTTGTCGTAAGGTCGTCTCCGGTTCTCATACTTTATAGTAGATGTTGGCGGGACTCTGAGGGGGCATCTCCTGTACGATGTAGACCGGATGGCCGTAATCCCCGCTCACTTTCTCGTAGTGCGGGCAGTAGGCGGAGTCAGAAGTCCGCAGCGGGATGATGATGTCGCTAGGCTCCGAGCCGTTGTTGTTGCCACCTCCTACGCCCCCGCCGCAGCCCCGTTTGGGCGAGGTCAGGGAGGAGAGGGAGAGCGGAGGGTGGTGCGATTCGGAATGCTTGGCATGTCGTCGTCGGTAGCACAccacgcagatcacagctgtcacGAGCAGTAGGAAAGCTGAACCGCCGGCTGCACCTGCGATAACGGCGATGTTGGAGGGCGGAAGGGGGCCGTTTTCTCCACCAGGACCTCTAGGGGGAATTCTGGGATGTGTGTTGTTTCCAGCACCTACAAAACAGAGAAgaatttgatcaattcaataGACATATAAAGACACTCTACATATGTGATCTTCTCCATCATTTTGacctaaatatttttatttatttcaagatttcaagaaaataatataaaataattcaatatgTAATAATTCAATACTTGTTAATAATAATGGCTTTTTTTTAGGAGATTTATtctaacatacactaccattcaaattttTTTGGAGTCAGTATGGTTTTTTGTAAGACAAtatagggctgcacaattaattgAATTTCTAATCATGATTACAATTACGGATGCCACAATTATGTAATCACTCAAAGAtgcaactacaaaaaaaaaggtCCACTTACATTATTCTCCATGCTTAAGATGTGTTTATTCTTTCTACGTGTTATCTTATCAATGTTTTTCAGGAAGAGTGTTTTCAgcttgtttattttcatataaaaatatgacaTGCAATAGCTTCAAACAATGGTATAAAACTATGCAAAACATCATTCAAATTAAATTGGGATAACAGTAATTAATTGCAATCACAATTTCAAAGGAATAATcaacaattatgatttttgtcataatcgtgcagccctgtatacacacatatatgtgaCTGTGGACATTCTTCTGAACACTCAATGACTTTTAGCAATGCAGCAATCTGTCACACCACATTAAAGAGtgacaaaacaaaatttatGGTTTGAAGTTTGTAATAAACTGGGCAATATGCCCAATCCATCAAAAATCCGTCAAAATTCAGGTTTTTCTTGCTTATAATAAAATTTTTTCTACAAACAGCTTACTGAGATAGCCGCTAAAATGATAGAGTGTGTCACATATTGCTTCTTTGAACAAACTTGGACATTAGATTAGTACACATAAGTCCCCTAAACTGAAGTCCCTTAACTAAACATGTAGTTTTCTGAAGTTCAGTATTTTTGTCAGGGAAACTTTTCCGAGTCTTTCTAGATTGCATGTGGTGATGACACCCATTAGTGAGATGACCACCTTTAACTTGTTCCCGTATTGGAGCGCGGACTCAGAGAAGTGCCCTCTGACACTTACATGAGTATTAGTCTGATGTAGCGGGTTCATTAGCGCTGCCACATCCTGCCCTCTAGCATCGCCTTCCTCCGTCTACCTCGTCATCTGATGGGCTAGTTAATGACTTTAACCAATCAAATGGAACAAATTAAATGGGGCCAGTCATCTAACCCTTTGATTGGCTTGTTCATGTCCTTAACAGATCAGACCGAACCAATTAGAGTCCTCCGTGTTCACTCAAACTGTCAGAAATCTGAATAAAGTTTGGAGGATGTTGTAAAGTACTGGACTTTTCTCTGAACTCACTGACCAGTGACTCACATCACAATGAGTCAAGGTGGATTGGGTTTCCGCAAACATGCACGTTTTGGCACGGGCGTAAAACACGCAGTGTAAACCTGCGGTCAGCCACTGTGGTCTGGCAATGGAGACGTGAAGCGCAATCATCAGACCGTTGAGTTGAAAAATAAAGATGAGGAGATGAGGATTTGGACTCAGCATTAAGACCTGTTCACAACAATAACGAAACGTAAAAGTGACAAATCTCAGACAAAAGGTCTATTCACAAAGAGTAAATTGGAAAAAACCTTCCATAATCAGTCAAAATGTAATCTCCAGTATGAATAGTTTCATAGAAGTGCTCTGTTTTGTAACTCAAAGTCTCTTTTGAGTGTATATCCATGCTGAATATTTCCTCTCTTTGTGAACTGGCCTTTACAGTACTTTCAGACGAGGCTACACCATGAATTATTCTTAATATAGCAACTTATTTTCTGCTGGAAGTTGTTTATCATTCTACCCCCCCAAAAGCTGTTAAACACTCAGAAGACACACCAGGGAGCagcagctctaaatgttctcctctataataaaaaaaaacataataaataaattttttacacATGAAACATGAGCTGTGGTTTATGTGCTGCAGGTTTAAACACTGGAATGGTGTATTTAGCCTCTTCTATGAACAACAGCTGAGAGAGCATTTTAATAGATGCGGGATCTATGAGGCTATATTAGTCATTTATCTTTACATAACGGGATTATGGCGTGTGGGAGGCATTTCGCAGGGGAAATGAAAGCCAATCTAAACGCTGTGGCTTGATTGGGCTCTTTAAGACGAGGAACCTGAGGAAATACAAAACCACACAATGGAGATGTGCTAGATAACAACCACATGGTCATTCTCAAAGGTGGACTGCCTTACTATAAACGACTTTATAGGTTATTAAAGGGGCacttcaaacaaaaatgaaaatctaacTTGTAGGACTTTCTTTCTTGTGTGGAAAACACAGTGCACAATGTCCAAGCTGCTGTTTTGACGAAGATACATAAAATAGTCAATATGACTTGAGTGATATATTTAAAGTCTTCTAAAGCAATATGACAGCTTTGAGTGAGCAACGGACtgctatttaagtgatttttgcAATGTAAATCTTGCCCTCTGTTGCTACAGCATGTTTTGTTTGCAACATGTAAGAACCAATGGTGTTTGGTGACATTAAATTTGCTTGAAATGCCAACTTAAATGAATTTTCATAGAAAACTTGACACAGTCACTTCTGGCTTGTTGATTGtaacatttgaaacattttctttaaagcTGCATTGAGGGAAGTGCGTTGCATACAaatttgaattgaactgaatcattttcactttcattttggTGTTCACACAAGCCTTCAGAAGACCTGAAATATATGAGTTTTATGGACTGCTTTATAGTTCCGGTGCGTGCAAACTGGCAAAATATTCTCATTTTGCgttccacagaataaaacattgttgattttgggtgaattattctttTAAGAAGGGAAGCTATAGCTTACTGGCAATGGGAAACACAGATTGGAAAGGTACAACGGGCTTgattacaaacacacattaaatacaagACATGGAACAAATGACCATTGTGCTTACTTAGCCGGACATAGCTGATGTTTCAGCgcgtgtatatgtgtgtgtgcagttgTGATCTCTACGGGAGACAATGAGAGCCCCTGCCGAGCACGGGAACGGTCGGAAATACAGGGATCTGACTGCAGGCGCTCTCAATTGGCCCATCATTATTCTTGACACAATTCCTCTCGTTTTCTCTCTCCATCCCTCACTCCTTTCCTCCACCTCCTCCTTCGCTCCGTGTCTCTATGACTGTCCGTGTTATTGTGCTCATAATGACCTGCAGCCCCCCAAACCCACCTACATCCTCCACCACTCCAAGTCATGACAGACAgccagatggatggatggatagacagaaacgtttttgtctttgtatgtcaaagaaaaaacagaatAGGACACAAGGCACCAGTCTCTTGCTCCCAAATGTCAAACCCGTGCAAACAAAGAGTGTGAGTAATTTTCTCTTTCTATCATCCTACACTAATCATCCTCCTCTCCCTCCCATTTTCTGTGTCTTTCTTCCTCTCAGGACCAACTAAACCCAAGCCGCTAAACTAATGGCATTAATAAGTCTCCGAAATGACGGCTCTCTCCTCCTCTCATCCTTTATCTTTCCCCGTGCGGCCATTACCCTCACCGCATTCTGCCTCCAGTTCGTGGCTCCAGGGCCTCCGTAGAAGACAGCAAACGGTGgaaaagaggggaaaaaatgagGGAACGTGAGGAGGAGAGAACAAACAGAAGGGTGGAATATATCAAAAAGAACCCGAGCGCCAAGACGCCTGTTTCTCTCCATCCATCTGTCGCTTCTTTCCCTTGTTCCTTTAGTTAGTTCtgttcttttattaatgttGTGTCTGTTTGGGATGAGCCATGTCCTCATGATACTGAAGGCAGCTGTGTTTACCTGGATTCAGGCTGTTGATACGGTCCGCGGGGTCAGGTTTGGGAGATTTGGCCGGCAGACCATATGGACCTATGGACACATGATTGAGAAACCGTTTAGCAATAATAATGGTTCAGTCAACCTGCACACAACAtacagtaacaaaaacaaatatgctACCGTATCACAACCTTGTAAGCATGATACTGtgatttaaatgacattttataatatgttaaaagagaaaacagttattttaagttttacaaatatttcattatatttctgtttttgctatattatcaaacaaatgcaggcttgatgagcagacaagactattttcaaaaacattattaaaatcttaatCACTCAAAAATTTTGACCGGTAGTATAAATATCAACTATTCGGTAATCAACAAGTTAATACTAATTAATATGCAATTGTTTGCCAATCATCAAGAATTGCATCTGCATAAGTCTCAAAGGTA
The sequence above is a segment of the Onychostoma macrolepis isolate SWU-2019 chromosome 07, ASM1243209v1, whole genome shotgun sequence genome. Coding sequences within it:
- the efnb3b gene encoding ephrin-B3b isoform X2; the encoded protein is MALLLMRSMHAWRFSDDKGYVLYPQIGDRLDLICPASEPPGPRSPAEYEFYKLYLVSSRDQADRCEVTGAPNLLLTCDKPNSDMRFTIKFQEYSPNLWGHEFKTNQDYFIIATSDGTRQGLESMRGGVCATQGMKVVLKVGQSPYGLPAKSPKPDPADRINSLNPGAGNNTHPRIPPRGPGGENGPLPPSNIAVIAGAAGGSAFLLLVTAVICVVCYRRRHAKHSESHHPPLSLSSLTSPKRGCGGGVGGGNNNGSEPSDIIIPLRTSDSAYCPHYEKVSGDYGHPVYIVQEMPPQSPANIYYKV